ATATAGCCTGTTGGCTACTGTACTGTGATCGTGTTGTTTGACTCTTTCACTTCCAGGGAGGTGGTGTCAACGTTAAATGGAGCTCATGCCAATCGGGAGAGGAATGTTTCCATTACTCAGATGGTTTGCTGAACACTGGTGACTATTAAAAGGTTTGCAAGGATACTACAAGGAATTAAGATTATATTTTTCTAAGTGTTAAACTTTGCTATGAGATATTAAGATGTTACATACTGCAATTTTGCAAGTTGATAGTCACCAACAGTCTGAGAGACGCCTCTGGGAGCTGCATTCTGTCCAAAACTGGAGAAAATCTGTGGAGACAGGTTCCAGAGGAATGTTTTCGTAAAATTTTGGAGCGGTCTAGCTCGTTGCATCCTTTGAAACCTACCATAGGTACATCAAGAATTCTTGGGATATCCGAATTAAGGTGACCTCAATCTCAATTAATGCTCCTTTTCCTTGACAGACGACTTGTTCAAGAAaatctacaaaaacaaaaaaacctccaagtgGACTAGGTTCTTTTGAGACTTTCAAGAGACATCCCTTGAGCGATTTGGGACTAAAATTCAGTAAAAGAACGGTGAATCTCCGAGAAAACTCTATTTGATATCTCCTTAAATGACTGATCATGATCGTCATTGTGCGCCTCTCCACCGAACCTGATTGAACTTCGTCTTTAGCCTGTCCCACCAACATGTATGAGTCTATACTGATAGGCAAACGATTCCGGATCGATTCATGAAAATAATTGGATGATtcatcacaacaacaaaatactcATAATACTACGCCGTTCGCCGACATTAAACCCAACCAAAAACCCCCGCTTCCTAATCAACGATTAAGCAAATGTATTAGTAACAACTCGCGCCAAAGAATTCCTATTGAAAATGCTCTTCAGAAAGGCTTCGGTTTTACCTTCCAAAAGCTGGACAAATCCTATGGAAAAGCACTCGCAGATCGGAACGATTGTTCATTGACCTGGTTTTcccgtgtttttttctttcttcttttgtacGCAATCAAAATCTCCATAGCGCATTGTCTATTCCAAAAGGCTTCCGTTACTTTCGCAGACACTGGTGCCATTTGGCAATCTAAGGTAGCTGCAGTACCCCACCGAAGCAACGAGATGCCATTCGTAAGATAAAGCTGCTTAGAAAAGTGGCCAAAGCTAATAAAACTACTAGCGgtagatacacacacacacacacttacaggCCGACACTGTTTGTTCGGTAGACATGAACGAGAACGTGATCGTGAGCCTGGTAGGTCGCGGTATGCGCTCGGTTTCTTCTCCTGCCGTTCTGCAGCGAAACATGATAACATGAAACAAACAGCACGGGACCCCGAGAAGGGAGGGTGAAGACTGTACTACGTACTCTGCTCCACATGAAAAAGGGCCAAAGAAGCggaaaaaagaaggcaaaagaACAACATCCCCCCATAAAACACCactcacaacaacaacggttCTCGGGGCTATTTTGTGCGGCCATTTCGTAGAGCGAACCGATTGGCAAACCGACAAATCTGGTCTTGGAAGAAGTGATTGTGCGAGCACATAAAATTGACCGTACGTTCGCCAAAAACAAAGATCGTTGGAACGTTCCCTTCACCCCCGGCGCGGGTTTTCTTCCTCTTGTTTTACTGCTTGAGCAAtaattttttggcaaaaccgTTTAAAGAAGCTACCTGTGTTCTTGAGAATCAGGATCAGGCGGATAAAAGTTTTGGAGAAAACATACATCGACTTGAGTTGAGGAGCGATGCTGTTGCGTCGTTCCCTTATACCTGATGTTTCTGGGCCCTCCGGAGAGTGAACAGATTCGGAAACCTAAACCGGTTCGTGCCGATTGGTTTTCTCCTCTTTTGGTCCGTTTTCGTGAGCGAGTAACTGTAAGAGCAACAACTCTTGGATCGGCTGACTTGCTTGCAGTTGAACTTCACCTGGTGACACATCCAACCGAGATTACTTACCTTCACTCGACTAGGTGATCCAAGCTTTGCCGGTGCAATTGAGTTCGCTGGCTCGCTGTCTAGCATCAGGCCCCGATGAAAAGATGCGCTACCGATGACGACAAATCGTCAACGTAATCGCACAGCTttatcaaacacaaacaaaactgtgcaATCTGTATTCCGGCAGCAGCAGGGATGAGGCTTAGAATGCTGCCACCCCAGACCATACTGCTACGAAGGCACGTAGTTCCACGATGATCGTACGAAGATCAGAACAACGCGATAAGGGATGAACGGCGTCGTCGCACAGCTCGATTCACTTTAATGCTTACTTTAAACACGGTtgtaatggaaaagaaaataaactgcACTACACTGTTGCTTCTAGGGCGTTACACGTTACACTTGGATTCGCTTCCTATTTCTTCAAGCAAATGATTCTTCTGATGAGGATACCTCGTATACGTCACACACTCTGTACGGCAGCACACTTGGATGGAGCAAAAGGATTGACACCAATAAACTCTTTCGcataaacacgcacacacacaaacacgtacaGAAACGCACTGATGCACTGATGCGGGGCGGAAGCGAACTCCGTTCACGTCAAAAGGTCGTTGAATTCTGGCAGCACCATGCGGTTTCGAAGTAGTGGGCGAAAGACGCACTTACGATCGGATATACCCCGGGTACGTGTGCCCACTGCCAGCTACTACACTGTTCCGGACAATCCTGCTCACTGCTCACCAAACAATCACTTGTGGTTCACCAGAAAACCCCGGAGCCGAGCGACACACTTTGGCTCTCGTGTGTGGCAGCGCTTGGACTGCTAGAAGACGCTCGTtactcgctgctgctggtttgtcTTGTGGTTCGCTTTACCATTTCCTCTTGCTGTGGCGTGTGGCGGGCGCATGCGATCAtgctctcgcacacacacacgtccgcGCTCacgaatgtgtgttttgttgcctttCAACCCCTAACAGCAAGTGCAGAGAATAGATGGCAACGATCGTTCGGGTGCGTGTACGCGTATTGTTTCACTGCGTTTTCTTCTCACTCTCAACATACTCCCCCTTGTCAGGTtgctgtgggtgtgtgttggtggtgacGGCATTGCTATGGTTTCCTGCCCCGATCGGTTCAAAtttaacgcacacacactcaaaaaatagatagatagagagagagagagagaatggcaAGCATGATAGAAAGAGAATGTGCATAACAACACAATTCCAGTATGCTGTGAGTCAACATAGAATTATGCTGCGGAAACGTGTGTGTAATTGCAGAGCTGTCAAACATGTGCTATGAGTAgatatttcaatatttaaataGTAATTGTGTTAATTTAAGATTTAGTTTCAAACTCAGCCATTTATTGTActcaatttaattaaagtcAATTCGTAAATATTCTATTTTATGAAAGagtattttaatgttttattgtttactaACCTACTTACTTATTTACGCACCATGGAACTTGTCCTTTGACACCTCGCATACACTATGTCAAAGGACACCTTTGACATAGTGTATGCGAGTACTGGAACTATAATTGTTTTGTACAATCCCAGTTTCGCTCGTCTTGTAGAAGCTCTATACCAGCGCGTAACGATGCTTATGTCTTAACTAACTTTTGACCCAAGATAGGTGGAATATTGGATGACCTTCCGGGTGTCTATTGCAGGGAGGCCCGGTAGTAGCCGctccagtcttcacacggcaggatcgggttTCAACTTCCATCAGGGAACGTTCATCCACTGCGAGGACCTCCTTTTCAATCAAACTGCGTGATCTAGCTAGCAAGTGTTCAACTAGCAAGTATAGTAAGTCATCCGGCCGAAGAAGGTGACCATCAAATGTCTGAATATCATCCCTTCGTAGATCAATAAGAAGCAGGACCACTGGTGATGCCTCCATCTCGAGCCTATACTATGCTTCTGCTACGTAGCCGAATCTAATGCCCCATGAACTCTAGGTGTCCAACGATTGACTTATAGATAATGGATGCCGATATTTATCACGTCTGAAATAAATGTCTGTCTGATCCATGACGTAGGTGAATTCATTTCTAGACAAACATCACGTTGTATGCACTAAAGAGCATTCGAGTTTATGATGTTTCAAATGTAATTCTAAACAGATAATCTTTGGGACAATAAATCTCTGCCCTGTGACTACTATCAACAGCCACTGCTAATTCGCTAAATTGAACGTTTCTAATGCAACTTATCAGTCCCCCGAAAAAAAGCCATCTGAAAAGAACCAATGCAATTAAAAGTACTACATTACTATAGATAAGCCTTATCAGAAGAAGCAACTACTCACCGGCATTTTTACGCACACGCCTTGTTCCCCTTCTTCGCTTTTGTCAATCAATTGGCACCAAGTGCTCCACACAATCAGGTTCGAAAGATACACCGGTTCTACAGATCGGGCTGAATCATCGCCGAGTGCACCGGCATGCAGGGGCTCGACGGTCAGTTAAAACAAGTTTTAAGctctttttattctttgcaTTGTAAACAATGGATCACGGaggcttgtgtttgtgtgagcgaCTTGCAAAAGGGCGACATGCGTGTAACATACAACCACTCTCGTAAGTGCCATCTCCACATTCCTTTAAGTAGTTCATATTAAAGCTAACAAAAAGCCATTGCGATCACATGCGAACCCATTATTCGTTGCTGTTTATGGACATTTATAGAGAATTCTTCCCGTCATGCTGCTCCAGCAGTTCTGACGGTTGGCAATTGGCAGATGATGTTCCAAAGCCCGCATCTTCTCTCCCGCGCGTTCCTTATCTAATCAGATGCCACCCcatagtaaataaaaacaaataagaaaatatgCACTCAAAAAtgatcgtgtgcgtgtgttcaaCCGCGCGAACCGGTTGGAGTATAAATTAGACCCACCGTGCCGTGGGATCGGTTCAGTGTTGTTGCTAAATTTGGCAAGTTTGGTGCTCAGCTACGCAGTGCGGCGCAAAAAGTGGTACGGTGAACAAAAGCTCCAGCAATGGAGATCGATTTGATGATACTGATGCCGCTGGTGGCGATCCTCGGCATCGTCTACTACTACATTACGAAGAATAATAACTATTTCCACGACAAACCGATTCCATCGCTGGCGACGGTGCCGCTTTTCGGGAGCACACGTCGGTTGGTGATGAAGAAAACTTCTTTCACTGATTTTATCATCGACATTTACAACAAGTTCCCGCTGGTTAAGTAAGtagaaaggagaaaaacagTGCGGAGAGGGAATCTGATGttcgaaaattcaattaaagtaGAGTATTAATGATCCAAGTGACGTAAGTGACTTTGCGAATATTGATCTCCACATATTTAGTCTTCACGTGTAATGATGGGTAGCAGTCGAGCTCTTGAGCTGTCTATGTGTTCAATGTATTGCTATCTATGGACGTAATGTAGTTGTAGCGCTGTTCTTGATAGCGGGCTTATCAAATCGTTTTTTAGCAAAATTCGTGTATTATATCATTCTTCAATATTGACATTACCACGCGAAGTACAAATGATGAAACTAACGATACATGCAATGACGATAAAGTATCAGAGCATGTACCTGTCGAAGGGTCTCGGTACGTGTGGAGGCGGATTGCAGAGTGTTTGGGAGAAAATTATAATACGTCAAGGATCTctacaataattttgaataattacTAGTGAGCCCTCTGAAGCGCTTTAAATAGTAATCACAATCGGGTAGCcgagaataataaaaattgattcCTCTAGACTGTTATGAAACTTATTACCGGAACgtaaaagtaaatattttttcatccaCAGCATCATTTTTCAATGTTgctggaggcgcccagtacttgaAGGAACTAAACTTTAATGACAACTCTAATAGCTCTCtcctcgctctttctctctctctctttaaaTGTATTACAAAAACAATGACAGATGAACCTTTGGGTATCCTTACATGTTTGACTAATTGGCACTGGCCCTTCTTTCCGGATTCCAGAGTTTTCGGTATGATCGACACTTTGCAACCCGTGTTCGTGGTGCGCGACCCGGAGCTTATCAAAAAGATTGGAGTGAAAGATTTCGACTACTTCGTCAACCACCGGCCAGTATTTGGCAACAATGAAGATTCCAACAACAAGGCTCTGTTCAGCAAGACCCTCATTGCAATGAACGATCAACGGTGGCGCGATATGAGAGCCACACTGAGTCCCGCCTTTACTGGCAGCAAAATGCGCCAAATGTTCGATCTGATCGTTGAGTGCAGTACCAACATGGCCAAGTTCTACAAGGAGGAGATCCGCAACAGTGGCGGCCGGGCACGGGAGCACGAAATGAAGGATGTGTTTACGCGGTACGCCAACGACGTTATAGCGACGTGTGCGTTCGGCATCAAGGTTGACTCGCTCAAGAACGCGGACAATGATTTCTACATTAATGGCAAAAAAATGATGGCATTCAATCGGCCGATCGTAATGGTAAAAATGCTCGGTTTCCGGCTGCTGCCCAAACTGATGAGCTATCTAAGCCTGGATCTGTTCGATCGTGAGCAGAGCGACTATTTTGTCGAGATTATACGCGATACGCTAAAAACTCGAGACGCACACGGTATCGTACGCCCGGATATGGTGCATTTGCTGATGCAGGCACGCAAGGGAGCAGCCAAACTGAAGCGtgaagatgatgatcatgaAGAAGTGAAGGGTTTTGCGACCGTTGAGGAATCGGAAGTGGGCAAATCTGGCAAGGGTATTCAGATGACCGAACTCGAGATGGTGGCACAATGTTTAATCTTTTTCCTGGCCGGCTTTGACACCGTTTCAACGTGTCTGACGTTCCTTGCTTACGAGCTCGCCATTAACAAAGAAGTCCAGGACAAACTGTACGAGGAGATCGTTGCGACAAGCAAATCACTTGGCGGAGGCCCACTCACGTACGATGCGGTCCAGGGCATGCAGTACATGGACATGGTGGTATCGGAGGGGTTACGTATGTGGAGTCCGGCACCCGCTACCGATcggttgtgtgtgcgcgatTACGTAGTTGATGATGGCGATCGGCTTAAGTTTACCATCGACAAGGGTACGGTGATATTCTTCCCGGTTGCAGGCCTTCACCGTGACCCACAGTACTATCCAAACCCGAACAAATTCGATCCGGAGCGTTTCAATGAAGAAAATCGCGAGAAAATTAACCCAGGCACCTACCTGCCGTTCGGTATCGGGCCACGCAACTGCATCGGTTCTCGGTTTGCGCTGATGGAAGTGAAGGCCATCGTCTACTACATGCTGCTGGAATTCTCGTTCGAAAAAACACCCAACACTCAGATACCGCTGCGACTGGCCAAGGGTTTTGCCGGCATGCGCAGCGAGaaaggtgtgtttgtggagtTCCGACCGAGAAAGAAAGATAATTAAGGTTTATAGGTGATTTAAGCATTCGGCAAATGGAGTAGTAGTTCGAAAAGAAGTTCTTTCGCtcctttgttttatttaggATCATAAGATTTCTGCCAAGATGCTCGGCCagtgcaaaaggaaaaaaaaatctatcaatAATACAATCAACAACAGATCACTGAGCCGCTATGCGACTGTGTCCGCAATACACTAGAGAAGGGATGGTACGCTTTTAAAGCTCACCACTACCTTCTCCCAACAACAATAGTTCGCTAATTTGTCATCATTTGGTTGTTCTCAGTTCAATTTCGAAATTCGATTTTAAGTTCATCCGCTCCTTGAATGCTGACAACACATCTCCGCTATATACGGAAACGGAGAAACGTCGCGGCATGAAAGCCATACACCCTAACGGTTCAGCTGGGACAGATATTCCTCTGCTTGTTCGCGTAGCGCATCGACTTCTTCCATAAGTTTGGCCTGTAAGGAAGGGAAGTAAATAAACACTTACAATTTCTGCAAAGTGACGGCTGTCGTTACCTTCGCGCTGAGTATCAAATGATTCGCGGTCCGGTAGTTCATATGTTCGATGGTTTCGACCAGTTCTTTCGATTTGGCCCGAGCGATTGATGCCAGTGTGGTATATCCTGCCCGGAACAACTGTCTAGCGCGACCCTGGCGAGAGGAAAGAATTATGGCGATTGAAATCAATGTTAAATAGTAGCTTTTCATGACCCATTCAGGAGACCGGTTACTTTAACACCTCGTCGATCATTGAGTCTACGTATATCCTTACCACCTTCACCGAAGGTAATTCTAGCAGTGGAAGCAACTCCAACTTGCAGTAGTGCGTCAACCGCTCCGTCATGCCCGTTAGTAGATGCTTGAACGCCCACAGCTCCGGAATCTCTTCACACATGCGCAACAAACTGTAAGCCGTACCAGCCGTACTAGTCATCAGAGTTTGCAGGGCGCCTGCATTCA
This genomic window from Anopheles maculipalpis chromosome 2RL, idAnoMacuDA_375_x, whole genome shotgun sequence contains:
- the LOC126568103 gene encoding probable cytochrome P450 9f2, translating into MEIDLMILMPLVAILGIVYYYITKNNNYFHDKPIPSLATVPLFGSTRRLVMKKTSFTDFIIDIYNKFPLVKVFGMIDTLQPVFVVRDPELIKKIGVKDFDYFVNHRPVFGNNEDSNNKALFSKTLIAMNDQRWRDMRATLSPAFTGSKMRQMFDLIVECSTNMAKFYKEEIRNSGGRAREHEMKDVFTRYANDVIATCAFGIKVDSLKNADNDFYINGKKMMAFNRPIVMVKMLGFRLLPKLMSYLSLDLFDREQSDYFVEIIRDTLKTRDAHGIVRPDMVHLLMQARKGAAKLKREDDDHEEVKGFATVEESEVGKSGKGIQMTELEMVAQCLIFFLAGFDTVSTCLTFLAYELAINKEVQDKLYEEIVATSKSLGGGPLTYDAVQGMQYMDMVVSEGLRMWSPAPATDRLCVRDYVVDDGDRLKFTIDKGTVIFFPVAGLHRDPQYYPNPNKFDPERFNEENREKINPGTYLPFGIGPRNCIGSRFALMEVKAIVYYMLLEFSFEKTPNTQIPLRLAKGFAGMRSEKGVFVEFRPRKKDN